A stretch of the Pseudoalteromonas marina genome encodes the following:
- a CDS encoding dicarboxylate/amino acid:cation symporter — protein sequence MKLILKLIAGIVAGILVGFYVPLTGVELLFTVKELIGQIISFTIPLIILFFIASGIAGLPKGSGHLLGKTVGFAYSSTIIAGTLAFLLVSAVIPFLSGGITFEAEVATEIGSFIDIEIPPLMGVMTALATAFIFGIGMSQLELDTLKKVSDQGRDVIDALLSKVIIPALPFYIAGVFAEMTVAGTVVDTLQTFGVVLIAALVMHWLWLSVLYIATGILLKRNPLELVKNMLPAYFTALGTMSSAATIPVSLQSSKANNVKEDVANFTVPLCATIHLSGSTITIVTCAMAVMFLSPGMEVPSLMGMLPFIFMLGVVMIAAPGAPGGAVMSALGLLTSMLGFNEGAVALMIALYLAQDSFGTACNVTGDGIIALWVDRFSEKSAS from the coding sequence ATGAAGTTAATTTTGAAGTTAATTGCCGGCATTGTGGCTGGTATATTGGTAGGCTTTTATGTGCCTTTGACAGGTGTTGAACTCTTATTTACGGTTAAAGAGTTAATTGGTCAAATTATTTCCTTCACTATTCCTCTTATTATTCTATTTTTTATTGCTTCTGGTATTGCAGGGCTTCCTAAAGGTTCTGGCCACTTACTTGGTAAAACGGTTGGATTTGCGTATAGCTCTACCATTATCGCCGGCACGCTTGCTTTTTTATTAGTCAGTGCTGTTATCCCATTTTTAAGTGGGGGTATTACGTTCGAAGCTGAAGTAGCCACTGAAATAGGCAGTTTTATTGATATAGAAATCCCACCATTAATGGGGGTGATGACTGCGCTTGCTACGGCTTTCATATTTGGTATTGGTATGAGCCAGCTTGAATTAGACACATTAAAAAAAGTATCGGATCAGGGTCGTGATGTAATAGATGCGTTATTGTCAAAAGTGATTATTCCGGCATTACCGTTTTATATTGCCGGTGTATTTGCTGAAATGACTGTAGCAGGCACAGTGGTTGATACGCTGCAAACATTTGGCGTGGTGCTCATTGCAGCCCTTGTAATGCATTGGCTATGGTTAAGTGTTCTGTATATTGCAACAGGCATTTTATTGAAGCGTAATCCACTTGAGTTAGTTAAAAATATGCTACCGGCTTATTTTACTGCATTAGGTACTATGTCGAGTGCAGCAACTATTCCTGTTTCGTTGCAATCAAGTAAAGCAAATAATGTTAAAGAAGACGTAGCAAACTTTACTGTACCTTTATGTGCCACCATTCATTTGTCGGGTTCAACGATTACTATTGTTACGTGTGCCATGGCCGTTATGTTTTTATCGCCAGGTATGGAAGTGCCATCGTTAATGGGCATGTTGCCATTTATATTTATGCTCGGTGTTGTGATGATTGCAGCGCCAGGCGCACCGGGTGGTGCGGTAATGTCGGCGCTTGGGCTTTTAACAAGCATGCTTGGCTTTAATGAAGGGGCTGTGGCATTAATGATTGCACTGTACTTAGCACAAGACAGCTTTGGTACGGCATGTAATGTTACCGGTGATGGTATTATTGCATTATGGGTTGACCGTTTTAGTGAAAAGTCAGCCTCTTAA
- the cysK gene encoding cysteine synthase A: MSTIFEDNSLSIGNTPLVKLKRVTGGNVFAKVEARNPSFSIKCRIGASMIWEAEKAGQLTEGKELIEPTSGNTGIALAFVAAARGYKLTLTMPNTMSLERRKLLKALGANLVLTDGAKGMNGAIQKAKEIQATDPEKYILLQQFENPANPKIHFETTGPEIFDALDGKVDYFVAGVGTGGTITGVSRYLKTEKGLNVKSIAVEPTNSPVISQTLAGEEVKPGPHKIQGIGAGFIPGNLDMSLIDAAEQVSNEDAIAMAHELMKKEGILVGISSGAAVVAAKRIAEKPENADKNIVVILPSATERYLSSPLFDEEFSDQELVQ; this comes from the coding sequence ATGTCTACTATTTTTGAAGATAACTCACTTAGTATCGGTAATACACCACTGGTAAAACTTAAACGTGTTACAGGTGGGAATGTATTCGCTAAAGTGGAAGCGCGTAACCCAAGCTTTAGTATAAAATGCCGCATTGGTGCATCGATGATTTGGGAGGCTGAAAAAGCAGGTCAGCTAACTGAGGGTAAAGAACTTATCGAGCCTACATCTGGTAATACAGGTATTGCATTGGCCTTCGTTGCCGCAGCACGTGGTTACAAACTAACGCTTACCATGCCTAACACTATGAGCTTAGAGCGTCGTAAACTTCTAAAAGCACTGGGCGCTAACCTTGTGCTTACAGACGGTGCTAAAGGTATGAATGGTGCAATCCAAAAAGCAAAAGAGATTCAAGCCACCGATCCTGAAAAGTATATCTTGCTACAGCAGTTTGAGAATCCAGCAAACCCAAAAATACACTTTGAGACTACAGGCCCAGAAATTTTTGATGCTCTTGACGGAAAAGTGGATTACTTTGTAGCAGGCGTAGGTACTGGCGGGACTATAACAGGTGTCAGTCGCTACCTTAAAACAGAAAAAGGTCTAAATGTTAAGTCTATTGCTGTTGAGCCAACTAACTCGCCAGTAATCAGCCAAACACTTGCCGGTGAAGAAGTAAAACCAGGGCCTCATAAAATTCAAGGTATTGGCGCAGGATTTATCCCTGGAAACCTAGACATGAGCCTAATAGATGCTGCAGAGCAAGTATCTAACGAAGATGCAATTGCAATGGCACATGAGCTAATGAAAAAAGAAGGTATACTAGTGGGTATTTCATCGGGCGCTGCTGTAGTGGCAGCAAAACGTATTGCTGAAAAACCAGAAAATGCCGACAAAAATATTGTTGTTATTTTACCAAGTGCCACTGAACGTTACTTATCAAGCCCGCTATTTGATGAGGAATTTAGTGACCAAGAGCTTGTTCAATAA
- a CDS encoding acyl-CoA dehydrogenase, which yields MSVFIILLVVIVVIFAVKDIRLNLISRPTFKMFKKVLPPLSQTEREAMEAGDVWWDGELFSGNPDWKKLHNFPKPELSEKENAFMANQVETLMAMLDDYQIVQKDKDLPKEVWDYLKKEGFFALIIPEKFGGREFSAIANSTIVSKISTKSLTAAVTVMVPNSLGPGELLLHYGTKEQQDRWLPTLANGEDVPCFALTGPEAGSDAGSIPDSGVVCKGEHNGEEVIGLRLNWSKRYITLAPVATVLGLAFKMYDPDGLLGDEKELGITCALIPTDHPGVKTGERHYPLNMAFMNGTTYGKDVFIPLDWIIGGQECAGRGWRMLVECLSAGRGISLPALSAATGHLAAKMTSAYAVVRQQFGVSIGQFEGVQEALARIGGLTYTLESCRLMTAGAIDLKLSPSVVTAIAKYHMTEMGRTVMNDAMDIHSGKGIQVGPNNYLAHGYMGIPVSITVEGANILTRNLMIFGQGATRCHPFVLKEMEAAALEDDDAALNQFDGLLMNHILFAVSNASMAFIHGLTRSYFAKAPVGGETAVYYKHLSRMSRGLAICTDVAMLMLGGELKRKEMISARLGDVLSQLYLASTVLKRYEDEGRQQADLPFVKYAIETSLFEIGQAFDGFFKNFSNPIINFVLKRIVFPIGNHYEKPSDEIAQRICEHMTQPGVFRNRLTHLCYVDENAGTGVMENAFLAMHDMQAQFKDLKQWQRKGNIPATLDIEGAINFALDNDLVTQTDADAMHHANKLRKQAIAVDNFQQGEL from the coding sequence ATGTCGGTATTTATCATTTTACTGGTTGTTATAGTGGTTATTTTTGCCGTTAAAGATATCCGTTTAAACCTGATCAGTAGACCCACGTTTAAAATGTTTAAAAAAGTACTTCCACCGCTTTCGCAAACAGAGCGAGAGGCTATGGAAGCAGGCGATGTTTGGTGGGATGGAGAACTATTTAGTGGTAACCCTGATTGGAAAAAATTACACAATTTTCCAAAGCCAGAATTGAGCGAAAAAGAAAACGCATTTATGGCTAATCAGGTTGAGACCCTAATGGCGATGCTAGATGATTACCAAATAGTGCAAAAAGACAAAGACTTGCCAAAAGAAGTGTGGGATTACTTAAAAAAAGAAGGTTTTTTTGCATTAATCATTCCTGAAAAGTTTGGTGGACGAGAGTTTTCGGCGATTGCTAATTCAACCATTGTTTCAAAAATTTCGACCAAGAGTTTAACTGCGGCGGTTACCGTAATGGTGCCAAATAGTTTAGGGCCGGGTGAGCTATTGCTGCATTACGGTACTAAAGAGCAACAAGACCGCTGGTTACCAACGCTTGCCAATGGTGAAGATGTTCCATGCTTTGCACTTACAGGCCCAGAAGCAGGCTCTGATGCCGGTAGCATTCCAGACTCTGGCGTTGTATGTAAAGGAGAGCACAATGGTGAAGAAGTAATTGGCCTGCGTTTAAACTGGTCAAAACGTTACATTACCCTTGCACCCGTTGCCACAGTATTAGGCCTTGCTTTTAAAATGTATGACCCCGATGGTTTATTAGGAGACGAAAAAGAGCTTGGTATTACGTGCGCACTTATTCCAACCGATCACCCAGGAGTTAAAACAGGTGAGCGTCATTACCCACTTAATATGGCATTTATGAACGGTACAACTTATGGTAAAGACGTGTTTATTCCGCTTGACTGGATTATTGGTGGGCAAGAGTGTGCGGGGCGTGGCTGGCGCATGCTGGTGGAGTGTTTAAGTGCAGGGCGTGGTATTTCGCTGCCGGCTTTAAGTGCTGCAACCGGTCACTTAGCGGCTAAAATGACTTCAGCATATGCCGTAGTTCGCCAGCAATTTGGTGTATCTATTGGGCAATTTGAAGGTGTGCAAGAAGCGCTTGCTCGCATTGGTGGCTTGACTTACACGCTAGAGTCATGTCGGTTAATGACGGCTGGCGCAATCGATTTAAAACTTAGCCCTTCGGTTGTCACCGCTATTGCCAAATACCATATGACTGAAATGGGTCGTACAGTAATGAATGATGCGATGGATATTCATTCAGGCAAAGGCATTCAGGTGGGGCCAAATAACTATTTGGCACATGGTTATATGGGAATACCGGTATCTATTACGGTAGAAGGCGCAAATATTTTAACTCGAAATTTAATGATATTTGGCCAAGGAGCGACCCGTTGTCATCCCTTTGTTCTAAAAGAAATGGAGGCCGCTGCACTTGAAGACGACGATGCTGCTTTGAATCAATTTGATGGTTTATTAATGAACCATATATTATTTGCTGTAAGTAATGCCAGCATGGCATTTATACATGGTTTAACACGTAGTTACTTTGCAAAAGCGCCTGTTGGCGGCGAAACCGCAGTTTACTACAAGCACCTAAGCAGAATGAGCAGAGGCTTGGCTATTTGTACTGACGTAGCCATGTTAATGTTAGGTGGTGAGCTCAAACGCAAAGAGATGATATCTGCCCGATTAGGTGATGTATTAAGTCAGTTGTATTTAGCTTCTACGGTTTTAAAACGCTACGAAGACGAAGGTCGTCAACAAGCAGACTTACCTTTTGTTAAATATGCGATAGAAACATCGTTATTTGAAATTGGCCAAGCGTTTGATGGTTTTTTCAAAAATTTCTCAAACCCGATTATTAATTTTGTGCTTAAGCGTATTGTATTTCCAATTGGTAATCATTACGAAAAACCAAGCGATGAAATTGCACAACGTATTTGCGAGCATATGACACAACCAGGTGTGTTTAGAAATCGCTTAACTCATTTGTGTTATGTAGATGAAAACGCAGGTACAGGGGTAATGGAAAATGCATTTTTAGCTATGCACGATATGCAGGCTCAATTCAAAGATTTAAAACAATGGCAGCGCAAGGGTAATATTCCTGCAACGCTCGATATTGAAGGTGCGATTAACTTTGCATTAGACAATGATTTAGTAACGCAAACCGATGCCGATGCTATGCACCATGCTAATAAGCTACGTAAGCAAGCAATAGCGGTTGATAACTTTCAGCAAGGCGAGTTGTAG